In Musa acuminata AAA Group cultivar baxijiao chromosome BXJ3-9, Cavendish_Baxijiao_AAA, whole genome shotgun sequence, a single genomic region encodes these proteins:
- the LOC103998464 gene encoding uncharacterized protein LOC103998464, whose product MVISDRRAEPRLRINEERRRTQMEGAAQIALPVLGIAAVAAVTFYAVSFMELREKSFRELEDSEEKESVGGFRSSASTRERRARRKAEKEARK is encoded by the exons ATGGTCATCAGCGACCGAAGAGCAGAGCCGAGATTGAGAATAaacgaagaaagaagaagaacacaaatggaGGGTGCCGCGCAGATCGCTCTTCCTGTTCTGGGAATAGCGGCAGTTGCTGCTGTAACCTTCTACGCCGTGAGCTTCATGGAGCTGCGGGAG AAATCTTTCAGAGAGTTGGAGGACTCCGAGGAGAAAGAAAGCGTGGGCGGGTTCAGGTCGTCCGCCAGCACCAGGGAGCGGAGGGCTCGAAGAAAAGCCGAGAAAGAAGCCAGGAaatga
- the LOC135649839 gene encoding probable arabinosyltransferase ARAD1 codes for MSDRTKPRKPKPSSSSPPPSPTIALTLKMARRSLLKPTLATAFLSLLFLYALFHTLLTPSPSPSPSAAIGLSPSPPSAPKIYLYGLPSKFTYGVVRSYLRARGSPVPANDADIRYPGHQHSAEWWLLSDLARPPTARSPNSPLRLTLDPDEADLFYVPFFSSLSLVVNPIRPGGSDIPGGGGGGSMAYSDEGTQEELVEWLEGQEYWRRNRGRDHVIACQDPNALYRVIDRVRNAVLLVSDFGRLRADQASLIKDVILPYSHRINSYKRDVGVEGRHSLLFFMGNRYRKEGGKVRDTLFQILEDEKDVVIKHGTQSRESRRMATQGMHSSKFCLHPAGDTPSACRLFDAIVSLCIPVIVSDYIELPFEDVINYKKIAIFVDTISAVKPGYLVSKIRKVSNERILQYQQELKMVKCYFEYEDPNGTVNEIWRQVSSKVPLIKLMINRDKRLVQRGHDPDCSCICSKQNGTISIRK; via the exons ATGTCCGACCGAACCAAGCCAAGAAAACCCAAGCCTTCCTCCTCATCCCCACCTCCTTCCCCTACCATAGCCCTAACCCTAAAGATGGCTCGCCGGTCCCTCCTCAAGCCCACCCTCGCCACCGcctttctctctctcctcttcctctacGCCCTTTTCCACACCCTGCTGactccctccccctccccctccccctccgctGCCATCGgcctttctccttctcctccttcggCTCCCAAGATTTACCTCTACGGCCTCCCCTCCAAGTTCACCTACGGCGTCGTCCGTAGCTACCTCCGCGCCCGCGGCTCCCCGGTCCCCGCCAACGACGCCGACATCCGATATCCCGGTCACCAGCACTCCGCCGAGTGGTGGCTCCTATCCGATCTCGCCCGTCCCCCCACTGCCCGGTCCCCTAACTCACCCCTCCGGCTCACCCTCGACCCCGACGAAGCAGACCTCTTCTACGTGCCCTTCTTCTCCTCACTCAGCCTTGTCGTCAACCCGATCCGTCCCGGCGGCAGTGACATaccgggcggcggcggcggcggctctaTGGCGTACAGCGACGAGGGGACGCAGGAGGAGCTGGTGGAGTGGCTCGAAGGGCAGGAATACTGGAGGCGTAACAGGGGGAGGGATCATGTGATCGCGTGCCAGGATCCGAATGCGCTCTACAGGGTGATAGATCGGGTGAGGAATGCGGTGCTCCTGGTGTCGGACTTCGGGAGGCTCAGGGCCGATCAGGCATCGCTTATTAAAGATGTTATATTGCCGTATTCTCACCGTATCAACTCCTACAAGAGGGACGTTGGGGTAGAAGGCCGGCATTCGCTTCTTTTTTTCATGGGAAACCGGTACCGGAAGGAG GGTGGAAAAGTACGTGATACTCTTTTCCAAATACTTGAAGATGAGAAGGATGTTGTCATAAAACATGGAACACAGTCCAGGGAGAGTAGACGCATGGCAACACAAGGGATGCACTCATCTAAGTTCTGCTTACATCCTGCAGGAGATACCCCTTCAGCTTGCAGGTTATTTGATGCAATTGTTAGTTTATGCATCCCGGTGATAGTAAGTGACTACATCGAGTTACCTTTTGAAGATGTTATAAACTACAAGAAGATTGCGATATTTGTAGATACTATTAGTGCAGTGAAGCCAGGATACCTAGTTTCAAAGATCAGGAAAGTCAGCAATGAGAGGATTTTGCAATATCAGCAAGAACTTAAAATG gtgAAATGTTACTTTGAATATGAAGATCCAAATGGAACTGTAAATGAGATATGGCgtcaagtttcttcaaaagttccTCTAATAAAACTGATGATCAACCGTGACAAACGTCTTGTCCAGAGAGGCCATGATCCCGACTGTTCTTGTATATGTTCCAAACAGAATGGGACTATCAGTATCAGAAAATGA